A DNA window from Brassica napus cultivar Da-Ae chromosome C1, Da-Ae, whole genome shotgun sequence contains the following coding sequences:
- the LOC106375681 gene encoding small RNA 2'-O-methyltransferase, protein MAGGEKKQSLSPKEIIHHKFGVKASYRIEQVHVSSRSSCLYRCHLQLPEFSVVSNVFKRKKDAELSAAELALEKLGIHPQDDDDITVEQAWDDMVERIKYIFSDEFLSSGHHPLGSHLRATLLRDGERHGSVPLSIIAAFDAKINSGCKVINPSVDQDPILAMSYVMKAAAKLTDYIVVSPHVASLRRKNPYPPAIVEALDTHGESIKVEAVYIQCATSGEEVVDPITLDISSGRYYLDIIAEKLGLKDGSQLIISRTFDKTAAGYECRVYSAIPKLNPSDKSSKAYGKRPVDEEEQSSHFKNPWNAKASSACGQDIHGDAIVAALGYSWRSHHLVEHDDVTLKSFYRICCGMSPNGIYKFSRQALIAATLPFSFTSKSNWRGPLPREMLSIFCRQQQLAEPVFTISTSPVKPLSETLRSFKKLKDSESNDSNNQCVNEYAGSDDSFNHYNSKDEEELPVLESGYRCGVKILSKSLQDLVLDCSPRNFYEKESHAIQNAALKALTWFGSLFDDLDADPEQPRCYTKGELNWMFTRNVMIKGKFPSSKRYEEPAYDESKTMDMDRKPKRVQTIPNGSLVSISYSVSVEVEADFWGRTCKCLRELIESNEEIEFEVGVGSMNPHLESVVTQMSVGQYACFITNMPAEGLVLADANDTARTRSLLSKLAAGLEYNVHLLGVKGPTEKRVESVFFKPPLSKQRVEYAVKLIKESSAASTLVDFGCGSGSLLESLLEVPTSLQTIVGVDISEKALARAAKMVDSKLNKGACNLKTIRLYDGSILEFDSRLHGIDIATCLEVIEHMEEDEAFQFGKTVLTLFRPKLLIVSTPNYEYNKILHKSSLYHSKDKSMSQRSKFRNHEHKFEWTRAQFNHWASKLAKSHNYSVEFSGVGGSGKVDPGFASQIAVFKRKSFTEVKKVSTQPYKVIWEWTRAQGDKKN, encoded by the exons ACATCACAAGTTTGGTGTTAAAGCAAGTTACAGAATTGAGCAAGTTCATGTCTCTTCTCGGAGTAGTTGTCTCTATCGATGCCACTTGCAGCTACCAGAATTTTCCGTTGTATCAAATGTCTTCAAGAGGAAGAAAGATGCTGAACTATCAGCTGCTGAATTGGCTCTGGAGAAG CTAGGCATTCACCCtcaggatgatgatgatataaCTGTGGAACAAGCCTGGGACGATATGGTTGAACGCATTAAGTATATATTCTCTGATGAG TTTCTTTCATCTGGTCATCATCCTCTTGGAAGCCACCTCAGAGCAACATTGCTAAGGGACGGTGAACGTCATGGATCAGTTCCTCTTTCCATCATCGCTGCATTTGATGCAAAGATTAACAGTGGCTGCAAAGTTATCAATCCCTCCGTTGATCAAGATCCTATCTTGGCCATGTCCTATGTCATGAAGGCTGCTGCAAAGCTAACGGACTACATTGTCGTATCTCCGCATGTAGCTTCACTCCGAAGGAAAAATCCATACCCTCCAGCAATCGTAGAAGCACTGGATACTCATGGAGAAAGCATAAAAGTTGAGGCTGTGTATATACAATGTGCCACTAGCGGCGAAGAGGTTGTTGATCCGATCACACTTGATATCTCATCAGGCCGGTATTACTTGGATATCATCGCTGAAAAGCTTGGTTTGAAGGATGGCAGCCAGCTGATTATATCCAG GACTTTTGATAAAACTGCCGCTGGTTATGAATGTAGAGTATACTCTGCTATCCCTAAGTTGAATCCTTCAGATAAATCATCGAAAGCCTATGGAAAACGACCAgttgatgaagaagaacaaTCATCACATTTCAAAAACCCCTGGAATGCTAAAGCAAGTTCTGCTTGTGGTCAAGATATTCACGGTGATGCGATAGTGGCAGCTCTTGGTTACTCATGGAGGTCTCATCATCTTGTTGAACATGATGATGTAACCTTGAAGTCATTTTACAG GATATGTTGCGGTATGTCACCCAATGGCATCTACAAATTCTCCAGACAAGCACTAATCGCTGCGACGTTGCCTTTCTCATTCACTTCAAAGTCTAATTGGAGAGGTCCACTCCCGAGGGAGATGCTCTCCATCTTCTGCCGCCAGCAACAACTAGCCGAGCCTGTCTTCACAATATCTACTTCTCCTGTGAAGCCACTCTCAGAAACATTAAGATCCTTCAAGAAGTTGAAAGACTCAGAGTCAAACGATAGCAACAATCAGTGTGTGAACGAGTACGCAGGATCAGATGATTCCTTCAATCATTATAACAGCAAGGACGAAGAGGAGCTTCCAGTGTTAGAGAGTGGTTACAGATGCGGAGTGAAGATTCTCTCAAAGTCTCTGCAGGACTTGGTTTTAGATTGCTCACCAAGGAACTTCTACGAGAAGGAGAGCCACGCTATTCAAAACGCTGCATTAAAGGCCTTAACATGGTTTGGCAGCTTGTTCGATGACCTGGATGCTGACCCGGAACAGCCACGCTGCTATACGAAGGGAGAACTGAACTGGATGTTTACACGGAATGTTATGATCAAAGGGAAGTTTCCAAGTAGTAAAAGATATGAAGAGCCTGCGTATGATGAGTCAAAGACCATGGATATGGATCGCAAACCAAAGCGTGTTCAGACTATACCAAATGGTTCCTTGGTTAGCATATCTTATTCTGTGTCTGTGGAGGTAGAAGCTGACTTTTGGGGGAGGACCTGTAAATGTTTGAGAGAACTCATAGAAAGCAATGAAGAGATCGAGTTTGAAGTAGGGGTTGGATCCATGAATCCACATCTTGAATCAGTCGTTACTCAGATGTCTGTGGGACAATATGCTTGTTTTATAACTAATATGCCTGCGGAAGGGTTGGTTTTGGCTGATGCCAATGATACTGCGAGAACTCGTTCGCTCTTATCAA AACTCGCAGCAGGTTTGGAGTATAATGTGCATTTGTTGGGAGTGAAAGGGCCGACAGAGAAACGAGTGGAATCAGTTTTTTTCAAGCCTCCACTTTCGAAACAGCGTGTGGAATATGCAGTGAAACTTATAAAAGAATCATCAGCAGCTTCTACTTTG GTTGACTTTGGATGTGGATCTGGAAGTTTACTAGAGTCTTTACTTGAGGTTCCAACTTCACTTCAAACCATTGTCGGCGTTGACATCTCAGAGAAGGCTCTTGCCCGTGCTGCTAAG ATGGTAGACTCAAAGTTAAACAAGGGAGCTTGCAACCTCAAAACTATTAGACTCTATGATGGTTCTATACTGGAGTTTGATTCCAGGCTGCATGGCATTGACATCGCCACTTGCTTAGAG GTCATTGAGCACATGGAGGAAGATGAAGCCTTTCAATTTGGGAAAACAGTTCTTACCTTGTTTCGTCCGAAGCTCCTGATTGTCTCCACACCAAACTACGAGTACAACAAAATTCTTCACAAGTCTTCTCTGTATCACTCAAAAGACAAGTCCATGTCACAGCGGTCAAAGTTCAGAAACCATGAACACAAGTTCGAATGGACGAGGGCACAGTTTAACCACTGGGCATCTAAACTCGCCAAAAGCCATAACTACAGCGTCGAGTTCAGCGGTGTTGGAGGGTCTGGTAAGGTGGATCCAGGGTTTGCTTCTCAGATTGCTGTTTTCAAACGGAAGTCTTTCACTGAAGTGAAAAAGGTCTCAACGCAGCCTTATAAAGTCATATGGGAGTGGACAAGAGCACAGGGAGACAAAAAGAACTAG
- the LOC106373003 gene encoding uncharacterized protein LOC106373003: MHLRGNGLLETIDSSKTVSDEKKAKAMIFLRHHIHDGLKDEYITKGDPCDLWKSLKERFDHQKYVILPKAKHEWIHLRFQDYKSVSEFNFAMFGITSRMMLCGEKISDYDMIEKTLSTFHPENVILQQQYRVNGYTRYSELMQVLLVAEQNNQLVTLNHQARPTGSAPFPEANVASSSYDNRRGRGRGRGENRYHADLYRESQKGKEKGRGETNFISDEPEPSFHGLNDDTHLDVSDFLVEAESIDE; this comes from the exons ATGCACCTGAGAGGAAACGGGCTTTTGGAAACCATCGATAGTTCAAAAACGGTGTCGGATGAGAAAAAGGCTAAAGCCATGATATTTTTACGACATCACATCCATGATGGTTTAAAGGATGAATATATTACGAAAGGGGATCCTTGTGACCTCTGGAAATCTTTAAAAGAGAGGTTCGATCACCAGAAATATGTGATCTTACCGAAAGCTAAACACGAGTGGATCCATCTCCGGTTCCAGGATTACAAAAGTGTTAGTGAGTTTAATTTTGCGATGTTCGGAATTACTTCGAGGATGATGTTATGTGGAGAGAAAATAAGTGATTATGATATGATCGAGAAAACTCTCTCCACGTTCCATCCTGAAAATGTAATCCTGCAGCAACAGTACCGGGTGAATGGATATACCCGTTACTCGGAGTTGATGCAAGTCCTCCTTGTAGCGGAGCAGAATAATCAACTCGTGACTTTAAACCATCAAGCTCGTCCCACTGGATCTGCTCCATTCCCTGAAGCGAATGTTGCATCATCCAGTTATGATAATAGAAGAGGACGAGGTCGTGGACGTGGTGAAAACCGTTATcatg CCGATCTGTATAGAGAATCCCAAAAGggaaaagagaaaggaagaggTGAAACAAACTTCATCTCTGATGAACCTGAGCCATCCTTTCATGGTTTGAATGATGATACTCATCTCGACGTATCAGACTTTCTGGTTGAGGCAGAGAGTATCGATGAGTGA